Proteins from one methanogenic archaeon mixed culture ISO4-G1 genomic window:
- a CDS encoding dimethylamine permease, with the protein MVRHGVRILAEGNSHAFGGFLSTDTGLVKSIDWKQGMIIAMGVPILILPGIYDIAGTAWGLSIFIWTISVLQGFAQNLAIGEMAAALEMPGIGGCAQKVFTKPNGGRYGLGKFIGAFTAWSYWFTWTPVIPIFTCTSVDYISKFLEYGLGMPALDSDMTLVLQLLFGVIVFSTIVYVGSKGLSGGAKLGLILALIAILPLLVVVSMPLCGLTVGGGELTGFSLDRVLENLTPPGWNWSATDFMMVFGMFAYAQWCACAWESAATYGAEYKEPGKDVPKALISAGLVCLALYFIVPFVVYGMMTPDQIDNWGVSTLYPIAQFDFGSIGLIIALILLVAGMVMLIQTAFLGSSRTLYFMGHEGNMPKVFTYTNKNGAPLVAMFFQFAMGIVFIIIIHFGSVGMILAASSFGFSFALGMGMLAYIVSKRNPRFKDLPRPFKAPRGWYYVAIFLMIYQFFILIPCLAFWCINGGIENGLFSVIIGAVILLLYVPVWFVLQFKHGQEEESCFLCKRTIDEYNNYVTRQKNLDFAEKDDIMEEMDSLPIILIGNTYVSLCPICYELTFGFSSDPEEKLLGRKKDMSLDTKYLFKKEID; encoded by the coding sequence ATGGTAAGGCATGGAGTTAGGATCCTTGCCGAGGGAAATAGTCACGCATTCGGTGGCTTTCTTTCAACGGATACAGGGCTCGTAAAGTCCATCGATTGGAAACAGGGAATGATCATCGCCATGGGAGTCCCTATTCTGATTCTTCCGGGTATCTACGATATTGCCGGAACTGCATGGGGGTTGAGTATTTTCATTTGGACCATCTCGGTTCTGCAGGGATTCGCACAGAACCTCGCTATCGGAGAGATGGCCGCCGCTCTGGAGATGCCCGGTATCGGAGGGTGTGCCCAGAAGGTTTTCACCAAACCGAACGGAGGAAGGTATGGTTTAGGTAAGTTCATAGGTGCGTTCACAGCTTGGTCATATTGGTTCACCTGGACTCCTGTTATTCCCATTTTCACCTGTACTTCCGTCGATTACATTTCCAAATTCCTCGAATACGGACTCGGAATGCCGGCACTCGACTCCGACATGACCCTGGTCCTTCAGCTGCTGTTCGGAGTGATCGTGTTCAGCACCATCGTCTACGTAGGATCCAAGGGACTTTCCGGAGGAGCCAAGCTCGGACTCATCCTGGCACTTATCGCGATCCTGCCTCTGCTGGTCGTAGTCTCCATGCCTCTGTGCGGCCTCACCGTCGGAGGAGGGGAGCTCACCGGATTCTCGTTGGACAGGGTCCTCGAGAACCTGACCCCGCCCGGATGGAACTGGTCCGCCACCGACTTCATGATGGTGTTCGGAATGTTCGCGTACGCCCAGTGGTGCGCATGCGCATGGGAGTCCGCGGCCACCTACGGTGCCGAGTACAAGGAGCCCGGAAAGGACGTCCCGAAGGCGCTCATATCCGCAGGACTTGTCTGTCTGGCACTGTACTTCATCGTGCCCTTCGTCGTGTACGGAATGATGACTCCCGATCAGATCGACAACTGGGGTGTATCCACACTCTACCCGATCGCACAGTTCGACTTCGGAAGCATCGGTCTGATCATCGCACTCATCCTGCTCGTGGCCGGAATGGTCATGCTGATCCAGACCGCGTTCCTGGGATCCTCCAGGACCCTGTACTTCATGGGACACGAGGGCAACATGCCCAAGGTGTTCACCTACACCAACAAGAACGGTGCGCCTCTTGTCGCCATGTTCTTCCAGTTCGCGATGGGTATCGTCTTCATCATAATCATCCACTTCGGATCGGTGGGAATGATCCTCGCGGCATCGTCGTTCGGATTCTCGTTCGCACTGGGAATGGGAATGCTGGCCTACATCGTCTCCAAGAGGAACCCGAGGTTCAAGGATCTCCCGAGGCCCTTCAAGGCGCCCCGCGGATGGTACTACGTCGCGATCTTCCTGATGATCTACCAGTTCTTCATCCTCATCCCCTGTCTCGCCTTCTGGTGTATCAACGGCGGAATCGAGAACGGATTGTTCTCCGTCATCATCGGTGCGGTCATCCTGCTGCTGTATGTGCCAGTATGGTTCGTGCTGCAGTTCAAGCACGGTCAGGAGGAGGAGAGCTGCTTCCTCTGCAAGAGGACGATAGACGAATACAACAACTACGTCACCAGGCAGAAGAACCTGGACTTCGCCGAGAAGGACGACATCATGGAGGAGATGGATTCCCTCCCGATCATCCTGATCGGAAACACCTACGTCAGCCTCTGTCCCATCTGTTACGAGCTGACCTTTGGATTCTCCAGCGATCCGGAGGAGAAGCTGCTGGGAAGGAAGAAGGACATGAGTCTGGACACGAAATACCTCTTCAAGAAGGAGATAGACTGA
- a CDS encoding cobaltochelatase subunit, with protein sequence MSSDSIMFPFVRVVGQEKMKKALLLNIVDPGIGGVLIKGEKGTAKSTTIRSLAQILPSRPTVVGCPYHCNPNFPKRMCVQCREKLARGETLKTEEAPMTVVELPLSATEDRVSGTLDLEHVLKTGEKKFEPGVLAQANGNVLYVDEVNLLDDHIIDLLLDSAAMGVNYIEREGVSFSHPAKFVLVGSMNPEEGSLRPQLLDRFGLCVDIEGEKDVDVRMEVIERRMEFDRDPEKYLEDCQADIDAIREKIKAARDLLPKVNISKSIIHDIVATSIHFNMEGHRADITMMRAAKANAALEGRTEVTKEDLRTIAPLVISHRLKKRAFDNVTFDEKELDICLGM encoded by the coding sequence ATGTCTTCAGACTCGATTATGTTCCCATTTGTCCGTGTTGTTGGACAGGAAAAGATGAAAAAGGCCTTGCTTCTGAACATAGTGGACCCGGGAATCGGAGGGGTCCTCATCAAGGGAGAGAAAGGTACCGCCAAGTCAACCACCATCAGGTCCCTGGCGCAGATCCTCCCCTCGAGGCCCACCGTCGTGGGATGTCCCTACCACTGCAACCCCAACTTCCCCAAGAGGATGTGCGTCCAGTGCCGCGAGAAGCTCGCAAGAGGGGAGACGCTGAAGACCGAGGAGGCGCCCATGACCGTCGTGGAGCTCCCACTGAGCGCCACCGAAGACCGTGTCTCCGGTACGCTCGATCTCGAGCATGTCCTGAAGACCGGTGAGAAGAAGTTCGAGCCCGGTGTCCTGGCACAGGCCAACGGTAACGTCCTGTACGTGGACGAGGTCAACCTTCTGGACGACCACATCATCGACCTTCTCCTGGATTCAGCCGCGATGGGAGTCAACTACATCGAGAGGGAGGGAGTCTCGTTCTCCCACCCCGCCAAATTCGTCCTCGTCGGGAGCATGAACCCCGAAGAGGGAAGCCTCAGGCCCCAGCTCCTGGACAGGTTCGGACTCTGCGTCGACATCGAGGGAGAGAAGGACGTGGATGTCAGGATGGAGGTCATCGAGCGCAGGATGGAGTTCGACAGGGACCCCGAGAAATACCTCGAGGACTGCCAGGCGGACATCGATGCCATCCGTGAGAAGATCAAGGCCGCAAGGGATCTGCTTCCCAAGGTCAACATCAGCAAGAGTATCATCCACGACATCGTGGCGACATCCATCCACTTCAACATGGAAGGACACAGGGCGGACATCACAATGATGAGGGCCGCCAAGGCCAACGCGGCGCTCGAGGGCAGGACAGAGGTCACCAAGGAGGACCTCCGCACCATCGCACCGCTGGTCATCTCGCACCGTCTCAAGAAGCGTGCGTTCGACAACGTAACCTTCGACGAGAAGGAGCTGGACATATGTCTAGGGATGTGA
- a CDS encoding cobaltochelatase subunit, producing MSRDVNPAYYPFSAIYGMEQTKKALMCAMANPRIKAVLIRGPPGTGKTLVARTLGYISGKSIVNIPLNVTDEQLFGCLDIESAVKEGKIVMQDGLLNRGDHNILYMDDINLFEHRIITGVIDAVINGSVRVERENISTTYDVDTVLIATMGNTDSYLSPSILDHFDICVNVDPIDDQEGREEILARSFEFDADPDEFIDRYRAQDEKVRDRIVGAQEKLKDWEPSKELYRMVAEVCSKMGVDGHRGDITAANVAMTLAAIDGRDSVEESDIVEASVLCLNHRLKVLRGRRVDKQEKVVHSTVGFNTESHAITKMSHKTVNQEELEPVKQEGDEVPADGAAIPRTDDSQSYSSKTEDVITKIGETFKTIDLFEQTEAGKRGQGSSKGKRFQQKSKDRSGRYVGSRMTEERNPDLAFDATIRASAPYQIKRHEEKDSDMAFIIEKQDMREKIRESRSSSTFLFAVDTSGSLIIRNRMVAVKGAILSLLKEHYVKKDRVGFMTFNEKAITMLLQPSREVEVIYKLLDDLAIGRRTPLSGAIKYLCDYMSMYIKKRPNDDCYVVLVTDGDANVPLDPADEVTDPLKEALDMARNVNLPTVKWIVIDTEKRFNTDHHAKELADALHARYYTLDDLRIESYEEINLVRTANQKIL from the coding sequence ATGTCTAGGGATGTGAACCCGGCCTACTATCCTTTCTCGGCCATCTACGGGATGGAGCAGACGAAGAAGGCGCTCATGTGCGCCATGGCCAATCCCCGTATCAAGGCAGTGCTGATCAGGGGTCCCCCGGGAACAGGGAAGACCCTGGTGGCGCGTACGCTCGGATACATCTCCGGCAAGAGCATAGTCAACATCCCCCTGAACGTCACCGACGAACAGCTGTTCGGATGCCTGGACATCGAATCGGCCGTCAAGGAAGGGAAGATCGTCATGCAGGACGGGCTCCTCAACAGAGGGGACCACAACATCCTGTACATGGACGACATCAACCTTTTCGAGCACAGGATCATCACCGGTGTCATAGATGCGGTGATCAACGGATCCGTCAGGGTCGAGAGGGAGAACATCTCCACAACCTACGACGTGGACACCGTACTGATCGCTACCATGGGCAACACGGATTCCTATCTCAGCCCTTCCATTCTGGACCACTTCGACATCTGCGTGAACGTGGATCCCATCGACGACCAGGAGGGCAGGGAGGAAATCCTCGCACGCAGCTTCGAGTTCGATGCCGATCCGGATGAGTTCATCGACAGGTACAGGGCACAGGACGAGAAGGTCCGCGACAGGATAGTCGGGGCTCAGGAGAAACTGAAGGACTGGGAACCCTCGAAGGAACTGTACAGGATGGTCGCCGAAGTCTGCTCCAAGATGGGAGTGGACGGACACCGCGGGGACATCACTGCGGCGAATGTGGCCATGACCCTGGCCGCCATCGACGGGAGGGATTCCGTAGAGGAATCGGACATCGTCGAGGCCTCTGTGCTCTGCCTGAACCACAGACTCAAGGTCCTGAGGGGGAGAAGGGTGGACAAACAGGAGAAGGTCGTCCATTCAACGGTAGGATTCAACACCGAATCCCACGCCATAACGAAGATGTCCCACAAGACCGTGAACCAGGAAGAGCTGGAACCGGTCAAGCAGGAGGGGGACGAGGTCCCCGCAGACGGTGCGGCCATTCCGAGAACGGACGATTCCCAATCATATTCCAGCAAGACCGAGGATGTCATCACCAAGATCGGTGAGACGTTCAAGACCATCGACCTCTTCGAGCAGACCGAGGCCGGCAAGCGCGGTCAGGGCTCCTCGAAGGGTAAGAGGTTCCAGCAGAAGTCCAAGGACAGGTCCGGCAGGTATGTCGGTTCCAGGATGACGGAGGAGAGGAATCCCGATCTCGCATTCGATGCCACGATACGTGCCAGCGCACCCTATCAGATCAAGCGCCACGAGGAGAAGGACAGCGACATGGCCTTCATCATCGAGAAGCAGGACATGAGGGAGAAGATCAGGGAATCCAGGAGCTCCTCCACATTCCTGTTCGCCGTGGACACCAGCGGTTCGCTGATCATCCGCAACAGGATGGTCGCGGTGAAGGGTGCCATCCTCTCGCTTCTCAAGGAGCACTATGTGAAGAAGGACCGTGTCGGTTTCATGACCTTCAACGAGAAGGCCATCACCATGCTGCTCCAGCCGTCCAGGGAGGTGGAGGTCATATACAAGCTCCTGGACGATCTGGCGATTGGAAGGAGAACCCCCCTTTCGGGTGCGATAAAGTACCTGTGCGACTACATGTCGATGTACATAAAGAAGAGGCCCAACGACGACTGCTACGTCGTCCTGGTCACCGACGGTGACGCCAACGTACCGCTGGATCCGGCCGACGAGGTCACCGATCCCCTCAAGGAAGCGCTCGACATGGCCAGGAATGTAAACCTCCCGACGGTCAAGTGGATAGTCATCGACACCGAGAAGAGGTTCAACACTGACCATCACGCGAAGGAGCTCGCCGATGCGCTCCACGCAAGATACTACACGCTGGACGACCTCCGCATAGAGAGCTATGAGGAGATCAACCTCGTACGTACCGCAAACCAGAAGATTCTATGA
- a CDS encoding small multidrug resistance protein: MGEDWKSNTKIAWLIIILGGFLQVGWSIGLAYTNSFTDMMWDIVTIVFLVLSMICLEYPMRMGVPFTTAYAVWIGIGVFLTVVLSYMLNLESTGFSWGMGLCLALIIAGVVGLKMTPVEYIDEEK; encoded by the coding sequence ATGGGCGAAGACTGGAAATCTAACACTAAGATCGCTTGGCTGATCATCATCCTCGGCGGATTCTTGCAGGTGGGGTGGTCCATCGGACTCGCTTACACCAACAGCTTCACCGACATGATGTGGGACATCGTCACCATCGTGTTCCTGGTCCTGAGCATGATCTGCTTGGAATATCCGATGAGGATGGGCGTACCGTTCACCACCGCTTACGCGGTATGGATCGGTATAGGCGTATTCCTCACCGTCGTCCTGTCCTACATGCTGAACCTGGAGAGCACCGGATTCTCATGGGGAATGGGTCTATGTCTGGCACTCATCATCGCGGGAGTCGTCGGTCTCAAGATGACGCCTGTCGAGTACATCGATGAGGAGAAATGA
- a CDS encoding small multidrug resistance protein — translation MDIIWAWIILLVASIIEPIWVTCLDKSENFKYKGWGIAAVVLVLLCLYLLSIPSNPENIGPGVSYSILAGIGAAGIVLIGRVLYKEKITARKLLFIGMIVVGIIGVRLISG, via the coding sequence ATGGATATCATTTGGGCATGGATTATCCTTTTAGTAGCCAGCATAATCGAACCCATATGGGTCACCTGTCTCGATAAATCTGAGAATTTCAAGTACAAGGGCTGGGGGATAGCTGCAGTCGTCCTTGTCCTTCTCTGTCTGTATCTGCTCTCGATCCCCTCCAATCCGGAGAACATCGGTCCCGGGGTCTCATACTCGATCCTGGCCGGAATCGGTGCGGCTGGAATCGTCCTGATCGGCAGGGTGCTGTACAAGGAGAAGATAACGGCGAGGAAACTGCTGTTCATCGGCATGATCGTCGTCGGAATCATCGGCGTCAGGCTGATCTCGGGGTGA